A single region of the Nicotiana sylvestris chromosome 6, ASM39365v2, whole genome shotgun sequence genome encodes:
- the LOC138870906 gene encoding uncharacterized protein, with translation MEYKPKTAIKSQVLADFVADFSLGLMHLAAKEVVLVLGTTSGVWTLFIDGASNVKRSGLKEVRITTSRETLRHAIRTVLVTNNKYEYAALVAGIELARGLDSEAIEIKCDSELVVNQMYGIFNIMEECMQQYLNNVQALLTRFREWSIVHILREENVEAGTLANLGSSIEMKESYSGSVIQLLHLVLDMDEYYEVNSTNLIWD, from the coding sequence ATGGAATACAAGCCCAAGACTGCAatcaagtcacaagttttggccgATTTTGTGGCCGATTTCAGTCTAGGATTAATGCATTTAGCTGCTAAAGAAGTAGTGCTGGTATTGGGAACAACATCGGGAGTTTGGACCTTGTTTATAGATGGAGCCTCCAACGTAAAAAGGTCCGGTCTCAAAGAGGTTCGAATCACTACTTCGAGGGAAACCCTGAGACATGCCATTAGAACGGTACTAGTAACTAACAATAAATACGAGTATGCGGCTTTGGTTGCAGGAATCGAATTAGCTCGTGGGCTGGATTCTGAGGCAATCGAGATAAAATGCGACTCCGAGTTGGTGGTAAACCAAATGTATGGAATTTTCAACATAATGGAAGAGTGCATGCAACAATACTTGAACAATGTTCAAGCATTACTTACACGATTCAGAGAATGGTCAATCGTCCACATCCTGAGGGAGGAAAACGTGGAGGCAGGCACATTGGCTAATTTGGGCTCATCCATAGAGATGAAAGAATCTTATTCCGGTAGTGTCATCCAATTGCTGCATTTGGTGTTGGATATGGACGAATACTATGAAGTCAATTCAACCAACCTAATTTGGGATTGA
- the LOC104242389 gene encoding uncharacterized protein, which translates to MERESEKPQKMTLPSRRKMLTGFVISLIVLDFKIKRVLIDLGISANIIQWRVLEQEKLTKSIILAAKLLAGFNLTSVTTRGEILLPTYAEGGTKTTLFEVVDGNLVYNVILRRPWIHKMKVVPSTYHQLLKFPTLEGIKQIRGDQLVAKEMNSVTISSSKDKEYNK; encoded by the coding sequence ATGGAAAGAGAATCCGAGAAGCCGCAGAAGATGACATTACCTTCACGGAGGAAGATGTTGACAGGTTTTGTAATCTCTCTTATTGTTTTAGACTTCAAAATTAAGCGTGTTTTGATTGATCTAGGAATTTCAGCCAACATCATACAATGGAGGGTTCTAGAACAAGAGAAGTTGACCAAGAGCATCATTCTGGCTGCAAAACTTCTAGCTGGCTTTAACCTAACAAGTGTCACAACCCGAGGAGAAATTTTGCTTCCCACATACGCCGAAGGGGGAACTAAGACCACTTTGTTTGAAGTGGTAGATGGAAACTTGGTCTATAATGTGATCCTCAGAAGACCGTGGATACATAAGATGAAGGTTGTGCCCTCGACCTATCACCAATTGTTGAAATTTCCGACACTAGAAGGGATCAAACAGATAAGAGGAGACCAACTGGTAGCAAAAGAGATGAACAGTGTAACTATTTCTAGTAGTAAGGATAAAGAATACAACAAATAG